GTTCGATCACCGGATGAACGTACTTCACGTAAAACTTTTTGAGGCGCTCGACGCATGCATCGAACTCTTCCTCCTCGAAGTAGAGCTCGGCGTCATTTCCCTGATACCGGATATCGGCATCGAGTTTATTGATAAACCCTGTCCAGGAACTCTTCGACTGAATCGCAAACGACTCGTCGAACGTGACGTTTGCCCCGAAATCCATGGTTATCTCCTGACCAAGGACCTCGGTATAGAACTTTTTCGATGCTTCGATATCATCGACTACGATTAACGGGCAAATAAACTTCATAATTTTGTCTCCTTACCTCTCCACCAGAGGTACCATGTTTCTTTTTTTCTGAATAAAATACATCCGTCCAGGAACCCTGTCCAGTCATCCGTGAAATCATACCCGGTCAGGGTCGAAACGATCGCCGCCAGGAACACATCATGTGTCACGCAGACCGCGATGCCGTCCTGAAATGCCGTACTTTTCAGGAAGGCGAGAAGCCTCTCCGTTCCTTCCCTGATCGGATAATGACCGGGCAGAATGCCGGTGTTGATATATTCAAGCGTGATCGTTTTGGTCGGATTTTTCACATACAGACCGCGGGTCAGATCGTCATCGAAGATGTAGGCCCCGGGATCTCCGAGAGAATCGTTTGCGCAGACTTTTTCCGGCTCTTTTGCCCCTGCAAGGATCAGTTCGGCGGTACGCATGCACCGAAACATCGGGCTTGCGTATGCCTTTATTGGCCGCCCTCCGATCTTTTCGCCAAAGGTCAGTGACGCCCGCTCTCCCCGGTCCGTGAGTTTTTTGTGGGAACCCGGCTCTCCTTTGATGAACGGCTCCCGTTCGGCATGCCTGACGAGAACGACCGCAGCATCCCATTCGGTCATCTTCAGAATGGTGGGGATCGGGCTCTCCGTTCCGATGAATCTGACAATCCCGGAAACGGGATACTCGTCATCGGGTGGATCGGCCCGCCGGATCTCCTTTCCGGTAGTATCGATAACGAGCCAGCCGTCCTCGTCCCGGACCAGCGCCTCTCCATCTTTGAAACCTCGGGCATCGAAGTACCAGTCCCCATAAAGCATCTCGCCGCCGGTCGTGATGTGGGTGGCTCCGTAATTTTTCCGGTAGATCACCGCCGATCCTTCGCGAAATTCTTCTGCATAGAGATAGTTGTTGTGCCCGATCCGTTTTCCCTCTTCGTTGATGTGGAAATACTCACTGTCTGCCGTTTTGACCACCGCACAGTCGTCGGCATAATCCCCGACCCAGGCATACCTTTCTTCATAGAGGGGATTGCCTGCAAAATCGATATGATACGCTCCGGATTCGTCAACTACGGCGGCAAGACCCGGGAACCGGAAAGGTCCGACCGTTTTGAACCGTTTTTCATAGATGGGCGAGCCGCAGAACTCGTGATATGTCCCGTCGGAACTTGGTACTGGAAGGTCCATAAAAAAAAGTCAGCGAATGGCTGTCAGACCAACAGCCTTGTTCGTGATCGAAATCGATTCCATAGCGGTCTTGACGTCTCCGGCCATTGCCCGGATGCAGTCAACCGTCTCCACGACGACATCCGCTTCCTGATGGATCGCCTGGAAAAGGTAGAGGTCGGTTCCTTCATCGAGGACCGAAAGGGAATCGGCGAAGATCCCGTTTTCCCAAAGGTCCCCCCTTGGGCGGAGCAGATCGGAGGTGAACTCTTTAAGCTGGGCCGTGCTGGTGATCCCCGTACTCTTCTCGATAAGGCCAAGACGGGAGTGGGCTTTGATCAGCTCGATGACCTGCTCT
The sequence above is a segment of the uncultured Methanocorpusculum sp. genome. Coding sequences within it:
- a CDS encoding VOC family protein, yielding MKFICPLIVVDDIEASKKFYTEVLGQEITMDFGANVTFDESFAIQSKSSWTGFINKLDADIRYQGNDAELYFEEEEFDACVERLKKFYVKYVHPVIEHAWGQRVVRFYDPDMHIIEVGESMMNVCRRFKEQGMTVEEIVAKTMFPEDIVEMFLAE
- a CDS encoding histidine phosphatase family protein translates to MDLPVPSSDGTYHEFCGSPIYEKRFKTVGPFRFPGLAAVVDESGAYHIDFAGNPLYEERYAWVGDYADDCAVVKTADSEYFHINEEGKRIGHNNYLYAEEFREGSAVIYRKNYGATHITTGGEMLYGDWYFDARGFKDGEALVRDEDGWLVIDTTGKEIRRADPPDDEYPVSGIVRFIGTESPIPTILKMTEWDAAVVLVRHAEREPFIKGEPGSHKKLTDRGERASLTFGEKIGGRPIKAYASPMFRCMRTAELILAGAKEPEKVCANDSLGDPGAYIFDDDLTRGLYVKNPTKTITLEYINTGILPGHYPIREGTERLLAFLKSTAFQDGIAVCVTHDVFLAAIVSTLTGYDFTDDWTGFLDGCILFRKKETWYLWWRGKETKL